One Ghiorsea bivora DNA window includes the following coding sequences:
- a CDS encoding transposase yields the protein MKKKDKYDPKLVALASELAKHMKTESDISSLSQLLTKLTVETALGAEMEEHLGYGHHERSDTNNHRNGY from the coding sequence ATGAAGAAGAAAGACAAATATGACCCAAAGTTGGTCGCCTTAGCCAGTGAGTTGGCGAAGCATATGAAGACTGAGTCTGACATATCGAGCCTTAGTCAGCTATTAACGAAACTCACGGTTGAAACAGCCCTTGGTGCAGAGATGGAAGAACATCTTGGTTATGGTCATCATGAGCGTAGCGATACAAATAACCATCGTAATGGTTAT